A genomic region of Entelurus aequoreus isolate RoL-2023_Sb linkage group LG19, RoL_Eaeq_v1.1, whole genome shotgun sequence contains the following coding sequences:
- the LOC133634973 gene encoding uncharacterized protein LOC133634973, producing the protein MFTPKYSLVFSLSKQLYPFVWPLPVCLVPLLFGALLSCLAPSCLAPILFGAPSCLVPPCLVPHVWHPFVWRPPVWYPFVGHPFCLAPTCLVPFCLAPSCLVPLLFGALLFGTPFVWRPHVWHPFVWYPFVWRPPIWYPPVRHPFCLAPTCLVPFCLVPLLFGALLFGTPFVWRPHVWHPFVWSPFCLVRPPVWHPFCLVPSCSSPLLFGALLFGTPLVWRPLWHPFCLAPSCLVPLLFGALLFGTPFVWRTLVWYPPVWYPFSFAPSCLVPSLVPLLFGNPFVWYPPVWYPFCLAPSCLVPLLFGSKLGESWCQKGRKQVMFVKKKKLN; encoded by the exons ATGTTTACACCAAAATACTCTTTGGTCTTCAGTCTTAGCAAACAATTG TACCCTTTTGTTTGGCCCCTTCCTGTTTG tttggtacCCCTTTTGTTTGGCGCCCTCCTGTCTTGTTTGGCGCCTTCCTGTTTGGCACCAATTTTGTTTGGTGCGCCCTCCTGTTTGGTACCCCCCTGTTTAGTACCTCATGTTTGGCATCCTTTTGTTTGGCGCCCTCCTGTTTGGTACCCTTTTGTTGGGCACCCCTTTTGTTTGGCGCCCACATGTTTGGTACCCTTTTGTTTGGCCCCTTCCTGTTTGGTACCCCTTTTGTTTGGCGCTCTCCTGTTTGGTACCCCTTTTGTTTGGCGCCCTCATGTTTGGCATCCTTTTGTTTGGTACCCTTTTGTTTGGCGCCCACCTATTTGGTACCCTCCTGTTCGTCACCCCTTTTGTTTGGCGCCCACATGTTTGGTACCCTTTTGTTTGGTACCCCTTTTGTTTGGCGCTCTCCTGTTTGGTACCCCTTTTGTTTGGCGCCCTCATGTTTGGCATCCTTTTGTTTGGTCCCCCTTTTGTTTGGTGCGCCCTCCTGTTTGGCACCCCTTTTGTTTGGTACCCTCCTGTTCGTCACCCCTTTTGTTTGGCGCCCTCCTGTTTGGTACCCCTTTAGTTTGGCGCCCTCTTTGGCACCCCTTTTGTTTGGCGCCCTCCTG TTTGGTACCCCTTTTGTTTGGCGCCCTCCTGTTTGGTACCCCTTTTGTTTGGCGCACACTTGTTTGGTACCCTCCTGTTTGGTACCCCTTTAGTTTTGCGCCCTCCTGTTTGGTACCCTCTTTGGTACCCCTTTTGTTTGGTAACCCTTTTGTTTGGTACCCTCCTGTTTGGTATCCCTTTTGTTTGGCGCCCTCCTGTTTGGTACCCCTTTTGTTTGGTAGCAAACTTGGAGAGTCGTGGTGCCAAAAAGGGCGTAAACAAgtcatgtttgttaaaaaaaaaaagctgaattGA